ACAGACAGCCCATGCAGTCCTTCTGGTCGGTGCGGATCTCATCGCGCTTTTCCGGCGTGACATAAACAATCGTATCGTCGGGCGTCTTCAGGGCCTCGGTATGGCCGACCGCGAACCAGGCCTGCGCGCGCTCGTAATCCTTCGGCGCCACCCAAAAATTCTTGCCGCGCACACCCACATCCAGCTGGCGCGTGTGCTCGCCCGCCTCGACCTTGCTGAAGGGAATCTGGCGCTCACTGCGATGGATCAGGTCCCACAGGAAGGGGTTCTTGACCGCGCTGGAATAAAAGCCCGTCGGGCTGAACTTGTGCAGCAGGATATCGCCCTCATCGAGCGTGCGGAGCATATCCTTCCAATCGAGCGGGATCGGGCTTTCCTGCGTCAGCAGTGGGCGCGTGCCGAACTGGAAGGCGATCTTGCCAAGCTCCGGATTGTCGATCCAGTTCTCCCATTCGCGCAGGAACCACACGCCGCCCGCCATTACGATGGCGGTGTCTTCGGAGACGCCCTCCGCGCGCATCGTGTCGCGCAGCGCCTTCACGCGGGGATAGGGGTCTTCCGGCTTTTTGGGGTCCTCGGCATTGGAAAGGCCGTTATGCCCACCGGCGAGCCACGGATCCTCGTAAACCACCGCCGCCATCAATTCCGGCACCTTGGAGTAGCTGCGCTTCCACAGGGCGCGGAAGGCGCGGGCCGAGCTGACGATCGGGAGGTAATGCACGCCGAAGCGCTGGGCGATTTCCGCCAGCTTGTAGGGCATTCCCGCACCGCAGGTGACGCCGGTAACAAGACCGCGCGTGTTCTCAAGCACGCCCTCGAGCACTTCCTGCGCGCCGCCCATCTCCCACAGCACATTGATGTTGATCGCGCCGTTGCCGCCCGAAATCTCGTGCGCGCGTTTCACCTGTTCGGTAGCGCCGTCGACGGCGTAGCGGATCAGCTGCTCATGGCGTTCCTTTCGGGTCAGCTGGTCATAGACCTGGGGCACGATCTTGCCCTCGGCATCGTAACTGTCGGCATTGACCGCGCTGACCGTGCCGATTCCGCCCGCCGCCGCCCAGGCGCCCGAGCTGGTGTGATTGGTCGCGGAGACGCCCTTGCCGCCTTCGATCAGCGGCCAGACTTCCTTGCCGCCGTAGCTGATGGGCTGCAGACCCTTGAATGCCATTGAATTACCTTTTTTGAACGAACGGCTCAGCCGTCCGTCTTCCTCGTCCCGAGCGTGTCGCCTCGACACGGTTCGATGTTTTCCGGTTCTGGCCTGTTAGCGGCTCTTTCGAACTGTGCATAGTAGCCCGCCAGCTCGGGGGCGTCACGGAAAGCGATCAGGCGATAGCCGGCACGCTCGAACTCGCAGGACAGAAGCAGCGGCGGAATTCCGTGCTCCGCGGTGGGGCGATCCACATCGACGACGATCACTCGCCCGCCCTCCCGCAGCGAGGGCCACATGCGCCACAGCAGCGCGTAAGGTTCCGCGATCTCGTGATACATATGAACCATGAAGATCCGGTCGAAACTGGCTTCGGGCAGATGGGGATCGTCGATCGCGCCGAGCGCGATGGAGACATTGTCGAGCCGCTCGCGCACGACCCGCTCGCCCAGTCGGTCCAGCACCGCGCGGTCGATATCCTGCGCGAGTACCCGGCCGTCCTCGCCTACCCTATCGGCCAGGCGGACGGTGTAGTAGCCCTCGCCCGCACCGATATCGGCGACGCGCATTCCGGGCCGGATGTCGGCGAGATCCATGACGGTTTCTGCCTCGCCCCGGCTGTCGCGGTTGGTCTCGGTCGAGAACTGGCTCGCGCCCAGTTCCGATACCGGACGGTCGGGCCGCGGGAACGCGAGCGCGCTTTCCGCCCGGTCGGAGGGGGCCGCCTCGCACGCCGTCAGCGCCATGGCGGCGCCGAGAGCGAGAAGGCCGACAGGCCTCATTCGACGTCCTCCACCTCGACCGCCTCGCCCGTCACGCGCTGCGCCAGCGCGGCCGAGATGAAATCGTCGAGCGATCCGTCGAGCACGGCGTCGGGCGAGGTCGAGGTGACGCCTGTCCGCAAATCCTTCACCATCTGGTAGGGCTGGAGAACGTAGCTGCGGATCTGGTGGCCCCAGCCGATATCGGTCTTGGAATCGTATTCGGTGCCCGCCGCTTCCTCGCGTGCGGCCATCTCGCGTTCGTAGAGCCGGGCCTTGAGCATGTTCATCGCGGTGGCGCGGTTCTTGTGCTGGCTGCGATCGTTCTGGCTGGCGACGACGATCCCGGTCGGCTGGTGGGTAATGCGGACCGCGGAGTCGGTGGTGTTGACGTGCTGGCCGCCCGCGCCTGACGCCCGGTAGGTGTCGATCTTGAGGTCGCTCTCGTTGATCTCGATCTCGAAATCGTCGTCGATCACCGGATAGACCCAGACCGAGCTGAAGCTGGTGTGGCGCCGAGCCGAGCTGTCATAGGGGCTGATGCGGACGAGGCGGTGAACGCCACTCTCGGTCTTGGCATAGCCGTAGGCATTCTCACCCTTGATCTGCAACGTGGCAGACTTGATCCCGGCCTGATCGCCCGCCTGATATTCTACCGTGTCGACCTTGAACCCGCGTCGTTCGGCCCACCGGGCGTACATGCGCAGCAGCATTTCGGCCCAGTCCTGGCTCTCCGTACCCCCGGCCCCGGCATGGATTTCGAGATAGGTGTCGTTGCTGTCCGCTTCGCCAGAAAGAAGGGCCTGGACCTTGTCCGCATCGGCGCGGGCGGCGAGGCGTTCGAGCGTGGCGAGACCTTCGTCGGCGACGTCGCTGTCGCCCTCGGCCTCGCCCATCTCGACGAATTCGATCGCGTCGTTCTTCTCGCTCTCGATCTCGCGGACCGTGGTAATCGCGCTTTCGAGACGCTTTTGTTCCTGCGTGATCGCCTGCGCCTGCTTGGGATCGTCCCACAGCTTGGGGTCCTGCACGCGGGCGTCGAGTTCCTCGAGCCGGCGCAGCGCGCGCTCCCAGTCGAGCGACTGGCGCACCAGGGCCAGCGCGGCGTCAATCCGGTCGATATGGGCCTGCCCTTCGGCACGCATTGCTGAATTCCTTACTTTTCGCACAGGGGCGGGAGAGAACGTGCCGCCCGCTTAACGCGCGGCACCTGATTGTAAAGGCGGGCAAGGGCTCGCCCGGACCGGAACTCGCTTAGTAGATGCCGCCCTGTTTCTCGACGAAATCGGCAGTCTGTTCGCTGCGTGCTGGGCGCGAGACGGTGTTGCGCGAAACTCGGGCGCGGCGGAGCAGGTCGAGAATTTCCTCGCGCTTGGCCGCGATTTCGTCCTGCCGGGTCGCGCGGGGCGGTTCGGTGTCGGGCTTAAAGGCTTCCCAGATGACTGCGGCGAGCGGTTCGTCGGAGGGTGTAGCGTCGAAAACGCGCTTGCCACTGCGTCGGTCGATCTTGACCATCCGCACGCCGGGCGGGGCAACGAAATCCTCGCCCTTGCTCCAGTGATCGGGCGTCTGCTCGACGAATGTCTTGAAGATCGGCGCGGCGGTGTTCCCGCCCTGCACCCATCCGCCGAGATTGCGCGGCTGGTCGTAACCGACATACATGCCCGCCACGATCTCGGGCGAGCCGCCGACGAACCAGGCATTGGTCGGGCCGGTGGTCGTTCCGGTCTTGCCGAACAGCGGAAGACCTAGGCCGCGCAGACGTACCGCCGTGCCCCGCGTCACCACGCCCTGAAGCATATGAACGACCTGGAAGGCTGTGCGCGGGTCCATCACCTGCCGCCCGCTGACGCCGAGGCGCGGCATGGGCTGTCCGTCCCATTGCGCCATGTTGCACCCCTTGCACTCGCGCCGGTCGGCCCGCCAGATCACCTTGCCGCGGCGATCCTGGACATAGTCGATCACCGTGCCCTGCCCGTTCTGGCGGCCCCAGTTAGCGAGCGCGGAATAGGCGTTGACCATCCGGCGCACCGTGGTGTCGCCGGCTCCCAAGGCGTTAGCGTAATAAGGATCATAATCACCAATGCCGACCCGCTTGAAGGTGCCCACCACATTGGTCATTCCGGCATCGTCGGCGATGTGGACCGTCATTAGGTTGCGCGACTGCTCGAGGCCCCAGCGCATCGTGTGCACGCCGCCCCCGCCGCCGCCGAAATTGCGGAAGCACTTGTCGCCGAGGTTGGCGCCCTGCCACACGCAGAAGGTCTGGTCGGGCACCGCGCTTGCGGGGGTAAGCCCCTGATCGAGGCCGGTGGCATAGACGAAGGGCTTGATCGTCGAGCCCGGCTGACGGTCGGCCTGCGTGGCGCGGTTGAAGTCGCCAAGCCGGCTGTCGAAGCCGCCCTGCATGGCGAGGATGCGCCCGGTCTGCGGATTTTGCGCAAGGAAGCCGCCCGATACATCGGGCACGGTGCGCAGGCGATAGCCGCTGCCCGAAGGTTGCGAGGCCACCACGTCGCCGACCTTCAGTGCGTCCGGAAAACCAGAGAGCGGATAGGTCTCGCCGTCGCTGAACCCGATCGTCGCGGAAGAGCCGCTGCGCTCGGTGATGACGCCGATCCGCCAGTCCTCGTAACGGATGCCGAGATTGGCCGAGGCGAGCTGGCTGGTCAGATCGCCATTGTCGGGATTGAGCGTCGCCACCGGCTTGGTCCAGGCGCGGTTGCCCTGATATGCCATCAAGCCGCGCCGCAGGGCCATGCGGGCCGCATCCTGCAATTCGGTGTCGAGCGACGTCCGGACCCAGAGGCCCCCGGCATAGACGCTGTTGTTGCCATCCTCGGCCGTCTCGCCGAAATCATCGATCAGCTCGCGGCGTACCTCCTCTAGAAAATAGCCTGCATCGGCCGACCTCTCGCTGCGTTCGGTGACCAAGCCGAGCGGCTGTGCCTTCGCGGCGTTCGCCTGCGCGGGAGTGACGAATTCGTTGACCGCCATTTGGTCGAGCACGAAGTTGCGTCGGGCAATGGCCAGTTCCGCATTGCGGGCACGACCGTATCGTTCGGGCGCCTTGGGCAGAATCGCCAGAAACGCCATCTCGTGCAGGTCGAGATCGCCGACATCCTTATCGAAATAGGCGCGCGCCGCGGCCTGGACGCCGAAGCTGCGCCGACCAAGCGGGATCTCGTTGAGATAGAGCGTCAGGATTTCAGGCTTGGTCAGCACGCCCTCGATACGCCGCGCCAGCACCATTTCCTTGAGCTTACGGGTGACCGAATATTCGTCGGTCAGCAGCAAGTTCTTGGCGACCTGCTGGGTAATGGTGGAACCGCCGACCGCGCGCTGGCCCGAGCCCATTTTCGAGGCATAATCGACCACCGCGTTGAGCGTGCCGGTCAGATCGACACCGCCATGGCTGAAAAAGGTCTTGTCCTCGGCGGCGAGGAAGGATTCCACCAGCGGGGTGGGAAAATCGGCATATTGCAGCTGGACCCGCCGCTCGCGCGCATAGGAATGGACGATCTCGCCATCGATCCCGCGCACGACGGTCGGCAGCGGCGTTTCGTAGTCGAGAAGGCTTTCGGCGTCGGGCAGGCCGCGCACCAGCAGAACCCAGGCGAAGACCAGCACGGTGAGACCCACGCCGACCGCCAGCGAAAGATAGCGGAAGCCCCGCCGTTCGCGCCAGTTCCGCCTGAACCAGGCGAGCCCGCGGCGCGGATCGTCGCGCAGCCGGTAACGGAAATAGTCGAGGCGCGATTGCTCGGTCATCTTGTCCTGAGAATACAATGTCGCATGGGTGCGGGGCGGCCCTCTAGCATGGCCCGTCTGTATCGCGCCAGAACGAAGCGCGTCACTCCCCCGTTGCCGTGCCGTTAGCGGGCGCGGCGGCGGAGCCCGTTCCCGTGCCGAGCTCCCCGCTTCTGGCGAAATAGATGCGGATCGCGCGCGCCAGCACTTCGGCAAAGCGCCTGCGTCCCTCAGGTGAAGACAGTCGCTCGGCCTCGCTTTCGTTGGTGATGAAGCCGCTCTCGTAAAGGATCGAGGGGACGTCGGGCGCGCGCAGCACGCGCAGCGCCGCCGAACGCCGCGGCTGCGGATGGAACGGCAAGACCCCCTTGCCCTCGCGCTCGATCAGCCGGGCGAGTTCGTCCGAGCGGCCCTGCGTGCGGCGCTGCGACAGCTCGACCAGGATCGCGCTGACATTCTCGCCCTGCCCAGCGAGGAGCTGACCGTTGATGCGGTCGGCGGCGTTCTCGCGCTCGGCGAAGCGGCGGGCCGCCTCGCTCGAGGCGTCGTTCGACAGGGTGTAGATGCTGGCCCCGGCAACCTCGGCCGCTTCGCCGGCGGAGTCCGCGTGGATCGAAATGAACAGATCGGCATCGAGGCGGCGGGCTATCTCCGATCGTTCCTCGAGCAGGAGATAGGTGTCGTCGTCGCGCGTCAGCGCGACACGCAGCCCCCCTTGCCTCACCAGTTCGTCGCGGAGCTCTCGGGCAAGTTCGAGCACCAGAGTCTTTTCCACAAGCCCCTGCCCGCTGGCGCCGGGATCGTGACCGCCATGGCCGGGGTCGATCACCACCAGCGGACGGTCATCGTCTGTCTCACCGGCGACATCCGGCAGATCGAAGCCGGCGGCGGGGGGAAGCTCGCTCCGCGTCACGTAATCGCGCCCGATCGCGGGCACGGGCAATTGCCGCCCCGCAACGGCGAGCGCCGCGCCGACGAAGACGAAGGCCGCCAGCGCGATAAGGAACGCGGCCGTGATCCTGCCGAACGGTGCCATGCGCAATTGGTTAACGCCCGGGGGGCGTGTCGCGCAATATGGTTGCCGCGAGATACCCACGGTGCTAGCGCCCGAACTGACGAGAGGTCCGCGGCCGTCCGGCCCGGGCGCTCGCCCAAGGCGCGGCGATCCGCCGGCCGTTCGAAGACAGGTTGATGCAGGACACGAACAGTCCCTCCCCGCAGATTTCCGAGCGAGCGACCGCTGGCGCGGTTTCGCTCGTGACGGTTTCCTTCGCGACGGGGTACGCTTGCACGCAGGCAGGCGGGTTCGATCCGGCAGACACGACATTCCGGCAAGGCGGCGTTGTCCGCCCTGCCCGGTACCTCACGATCGCCAGGCAGCCTGCCGGCGATTTTCACAACAGGAAGCGCGGAACGACCGCCGGGCGTGCCCCGGCCGTCCGCGCACGGAGATACATACATGGCAACGCGCATGCTTATCGATGCGCGCCACTCGGAAGAGACCCGGGTGGCGGTGCTCAAGGGAAACCGGATTGAGGAATTCGATTTCGAATCTGCCGACAAGAAGCAGATAAAGGGAAATATCTATCTGGCGAAGGTGACGCGGGTCGAACCCTCGCTCCAGGCCGCCTTCGTGGATTTCGGCGGCAACCGGCACGGTTTCCTCGCCTTCAACGAAATTCACCCCGACTATTACCAGATCCCCAAGGAAGATCGCGAGGCGCTGCTCGCCGCCGAGGCCGAGGCGGCCGAGGAAGAGGCCCGCCTGCGCGCCGAAGAGGAAGAGCGCGGCGAGATGCCGGGCGACGAATACGACGCCGACGACGAAAGCTCCGAAGCGCTGGCCGAGGACCTGGCCGAGGACGGCCTCGAAGAGGTCGACACCTCCGACAAGGACGATGTCTCGACCTTCGAGGAAGGCCGGTTCTCGGACGGAGACGAGGACGAAGACGAGGACGAAGGGGAAGACGACGATAACGGCGACGACAATTCGCGCGGCCGTCGTGGTCGCGGGCGGCGTCAAGGCCGCGGCGGCGGCGGACGGGCCAGAGCGAAGGAAGTCGACGATGCGCGCGCCCGCCGCATGGCGCTGCGTCGCAAGTACAAGATCCAGGACGTTATCCAGCGCCGACAGGTGCTGCTGGTGCAGGTCGTCAAGGAAGAGCGCGGCAACAAGGGCGCGGCGCTGACTACCTATCTCAGCCTCGCCGGGCGCTACACCGTGCTGATGCCGAACAGCAGCCATGGCGGCGGGATCAGCCGCAAGATCAGCTCGGCCAGCGACCGCAAGCGGCTGAAGTCGATCGTCGGCGATCTGAAACTGCCCAAGTCGATGGGCCTGATCGTGCGCACCGCCGGCCTCAGCCGGACCAAGACCGAGATCAAGCGCGACTTCGACTATCTCGCCCGCTTGTGGGACGAGATCCGCGAGAAGACCCTCGCCTCCAGCGCGCCGACACTGATCCATTCGGACAGTGATCTCATCAAGCGCGCCATCCGTGACATCTACAATCGCGAGATCGAGGAGGTCGTGGTTGAAGGCGACGAGGGCTACAAATCCGCCAAGTCCTTCATGAAGATGCTGATGCCCAGCCACGCGCGGCGGGTGAAGCAGTATGCCGACCCGGTGCCGCTTTTTCAGCGCTACGGCGCTGAGGATCAGCTCAAGGCCATGTACGATCCGATGGTCCAGCTGAAATCCGGCGGCTATCTGATCATCAACCCGACCGAAGCGCTGGTCTCGATCGACATCAACTCCGGCCGCTCGACCAAGGAGCACGGGATCGAGCAGACCGCACTGCACACCAATCTCGAAGCGGCGAAGGAAATCGCCCGCCAGCTGCGCCTGCGCGATATGGCCGGTCTGGTCGTGATCGACTTCATCGACATGGAAAGGCACGGCAACACCCGCAAGGTCGAGCGTGCGATGAAGGACGCGCTCAAGAACGACCGCGCGCGCATCCAGGTGGGCCGTATCTCCAGCTTCGGCCTGATGGAAATGAGCCGCCAGCGCCTGCGCACCGGCGTCCTCGAGGCTACCACTCGCGAATGTCCGCATTGCGACGGCACCGGCCTCGTCCGCACCGCATCGAGCGCTGGCCTGTCGGCGCTGCGCCTGATCGAGGACGAAGCGGCCAAGGGCAAGGGTTCGGTCATCACGCTGGGCGCCAGTACCGAAGCCGCCGTCTATCTGCTGAACCAGAAACGGTCCGAGCTGATGGAGATCGAAACGCTTTACGGCGTCTCGGTCGAGGTCGTTCCCGAGGGCGAGGACGAGGGCGCCAAGATGAGCGTCTCCAGCTCTGGCCCGCGCCCGCAGAACACGCCGAAATTCGAAACCCTCGCCGCAGACGAGGAGGAAGACGACGAGGATGACATCGTCTCGCGGGACGATGATGAAGACGACGGCGACTTCGATTCGGACGGTTCGGACAAGGGCGGCAGGAAGCGCAAGCGCCGCCGCCGTGGCGGTCGCAGCCGCAACAAGAACCGTGACGAGGAGAACGGCGGGGACGAAAGCGACGTTGATGATGACGACGGTTCCGATACGGACGAAAACCAGTCCGATGGAGAAAGTTCGGACGATCGCGAGCGGACCGAGGGCTACGACAAACCCCGGAAGCGCCGTCGGCGTGGCGGTCGCGGACGTCGCGGTGGTCGCGGTCGCAAGGACGAGAACGGCCAGGACGGTTCCGGCGAGGAGACCGTGACCGAAACCGAAGCGAAGCAGCTCGAGGGAGTTTCCGAGCATGTGGTCGAGGATATGGCCGTAGTCGCCGGACCTGACGATACACCCGAGACCGCGGAGGCAGAGGCCGAAGGCGCCAAGCCGAAGCGTACTCGCCGGAAGAAGGCCGCCGAAGCCACCCCGTCCGAACCGGTCGCGGATAAGCCGAAGCGCTCGCGCCGTAAGAAAGCGGAACCGGTAGAAACGGAAGCAGCCAGCACCGCCGAGGAAAAACCCAAGGCACGCTCGCGCTCGCGCAAGAAGGTGGCTGAGGCAACCGAAGCCGCGGCACCGACGGACGCTACATCCCAGCCTGCAGAGCCTAAAAAGCCGGCCCGCCGGTCGAGAGCGTCGGCAGCCAAACAGGCCGCTTCGGTTCCTGCCGAAGATGCGGCAACCCTACAGCCGACCGGCGAAGAACCCGCGCCCGAGCCCACTCCCGCCAAGGACAGCGCAGGAACGATCGAGGAAGCCAAGCCGCGCCGCGGCTGGTGGCAGCGCACCTTCGGTGACTGACCGCTGGAGGAACGGCCCCCGCACGCTCTTGATGGAGCGCCGGGGGCCGTTGCCCTCGAAATATCGTTCCTCCCAGCGCCTGACATTTTGAAATGCATGTCGGGGTACCCCTGGATCGGCTGCTCTCTGAACGGCGCATTCGAACAATGTTGTTTTCGGAGTTGATTCTCTCGCTTCACTCGACAGCGATAGGGCTCACACAATCACATCACTGGCGAAGTGGCCTTGTTCGGCCTAGACGCGCCGCAGACGCCAAGATGGAGAAAGCCGCGCCATGACTGCCCCGATCGCCCCGCTGCACATCCCCGAGGATGCGAAGGAGCGCATCCGCATCCTCTTCATGGCCAAACACGCCTTGTGGGGCGGCGGGATGCATCCGGAAGACGGAAACCATGCGATCTACCATCACGAGGTGCGCACCACGCTCGAGAACCTCGGACTGAATCTCAAATTCGCGAACAGTTACCAGGTCCTGTTCGAGGACCCCGAGGCCGATTTCGTCTTCCCGTTGCTTAATCGCGGCGGGTTCGTGAATTCGGAAATGCTCATTCCGACCCTCTGCAACATGTGGCGGGTTCCCTATGTCGGGGCCATGCCGTTCCTGCGCGGACTGGGCGATGACAAGTCCGTTTCCAAGCTGGTCGCCCAGCATGCGGGTGTGCCCACCGCGCCGTGGTTCTGCTATCGCCGCGGCGCGCCGGTGCTGGAGCGCGACCTGCCCCCTTCGAATGACGGGCGCTGGGTTATCAAGCCCAACGCATCCTCCGCGAGCTGGGGCATTTCCGATGCACATGATTTCAACGGCGTGGAAAACGCCGTCGCCGAAATTCACGGTCAGGGTCACGACGCGATCGTCGAACCCTATCTCGACGGATACGACGTGCAGGTCGCCTTCATCACCATCGACGGCGCTCCTGTCCAACTGCCGATGCTATGGTACGAGCGCGAGGATACGCAGCGGCTGTGGACCTATTACGAGAAGCGCGATCTCATCCAGAATACGGAAAAAAGCGCGCTCAAGCGATTCGACGATTCCCGTTTCGAACCGCGGATGACGGAGCTTGCGGCCAAGGTCGCGCGCGAATTCCATCCTTTCGATTACGGCCGCATCGAGTTCCGTTTCGATCCCAAGGCCGGCAATATCAATTTCATCGAGATCAATCTGAACTGCAATTTGTGGTCGGAGAAGGTCATGGCCAAGGCGGCGGCGCAGGCAGGCTTCAGCCATGCGGATTTGCTGGAAACCATTCTGGCGGAATCGTTCCGTCGCAACGCGCTGATCGCAGAGACAGCCTGACCGGCCGTACAGTGTGCCGCCGGGCCGGTCAGGCCCTTGCACCTGCGGCCACACTGTCTATGTCTCCCTACGCGCAACAGGACCACGAGCGACATGGCGACTTTTACTCTTCCGAAGAATTCCAGGATCACGGGCAAGGGCCGTTCCCATGCCGCCGAGACGAGCGGTCGTACGCGCAGCTTCAAGATCTATCGCTACGATCCCGACACCGGGGACAACCCGCGCTATGACACGTTCGAGATCGATCTCGACGAGTGCGGGCCGATGGTTCTCGACGCTCTGTTCAAGATCAAGAATGAGGTCGACCCGACGCTGACATTCCGCCGCTCCTGTCGCGAGGGGATCTGCGGTTCGTGCTCGATGAACATGAACGGCAAGAACGGCCTCGCCTGCACCACGGCGATCGAGGATTTGAAGGGCGAAGTGCGGATCACCCCCCTTCCCCACATGGAGGTGATCAAGGACCTCGTGCCCGATTTCACCCATTTCTACGCGCAATATGCCAGCATCCGTCCGTGGCTGCAGACCGTCTCGACCACGCCGAGCGGGAAGGAGCGGCTCCAGTCGCCCGAACAGCGCGAGAAGCTCGACGGGCTATACGAGTGCATCCTGTGCGCTTGCTGCTCGACCG
The genomic region above belongs to Qipengyuania spongiae and contains:
- a CDS encoding class I SAM-dependent methyltransferase → MRPVGLLALGAAMALTACEAAPSDRAESALAFPRPDRPVSELGASQFSTETNRDSRGEAETVMDLADIRPGMRVADIGAGEGYYTVRLADRVGEDGRVLAQDIDRAVLDRLGERVVRERLDNVSIALGAIDDPHLPEASFDRIFMVHMYHEIAEPYALLWRMWPSLREGGRVIVVDVDRPTAEHGIPPLLLSCEFERAGYRLIAFRDAPELAGYYAQFERAANRPEPENIEPCRGDTLGTRKTDG
- the prfB gene encoding peptide chain release factor 2, with protein sequence MRAEGQAHIDRIDAALALVRQSLDWERALRRLEELDARVQDPKLWDDPKQAQAITQEQKRLESAITTVREIESEKNDAIEFVEMGEAEGDSDVADEGLATLERLAARADADKVQALLSGEADSNDTYLEIHAGAGGTESQDWAEMLLRMYARWAERRGFKVDTVEYQAGDQAGIKSATLQIKGENAYGYAKTESGVHRLVRISPYDSSARRHTSFSSVWVYPVIDDDFEIEINESDLKIDTYRASGAGGQHVNTTDSAVRITHQPTGIVVASQNDRSQHKNRATAMNMLKARLYEREMAAREEAAGTEYDSKTDIGWGHQIRSYVLQPYQMVKDLRTGVTSTSPDAVLDGSLDDFISAALAQRVTGEAVEVEDVE
- a CDS encoding Rne/Rng family ribonuclease, with the translated sequence MATRMLIDARHSEETRVAVLKGNRIEEFDFESADKKQIKGNIYLAKVTRVEPSLQAAFVDFGGNRHGFLAFNEIHPDYYQIPKEDREALLAAEAEAAEEEARLRAEEEERGEMPGDEYDADDESSEALAEDLAEDGLEEVDTSDKDDVSTFEEGRFSDGDEDEDEDEGEDDDNGDDNSRGRRGRGRRQGRGGGGRARAKEVDDARARRMALRRKYKIQDVIQRRQVLLVQVVKEERGNKGAALTTYLSLAGRYTVLMPNSSHGGGISRKISSASDRKRLKSIVGDLKLPKSMGLIVRTAGLSRTKTEIKRDFDYLARLWDEIREKTLASSAPTLIHSDSDLIKRAIRDIYNREIEEVVVEGDEGYKSAKSFMKMLMPSHARRVKQYADPVPLFQRYGAEDQLKAMYDPMVQLKSGGYLIINPTEALVSIDINSGRSTKEHGIEQTALHTNLEAAKEIARQLRLRDMAGLVVIDFIDMERHGNTRKVERAMKDALKNDRARIQVGRISSFGLMEMSRQRLRTGVLEATTRECPHCDGTGLVRTASSAGLSALRLIEDEAAKGKGSVITLGASTEAAVYLLNQKRSELMEIETLYGVSVEVVPEGEDEGAKMSVSSSGPRPQNTPKFETLAADEEEDDEDDIVSRDDDEDDGDFDSDGSDKGGRKRKRRRRGGRSRNKNRDEENGGDESDVDDDDGSDTDENQSDGESSDDRERTEGYDKPRKRRRRGGRGRRGGRGRKDENGQDGSGEETVTETEAKQLEGVSEHVVEDMAVVAGPDDTPETAEAEAEGAKPKRTRRKKAAEATPSEPVADKPKRSRRKKAEPVETEAASTAEEKPKARSRSRKKVAEATEAAAPTDATSQPAEPKKPARRSRASAAKQAASVPAEDAATLQPTGEEPAPEPTPAKDSAGTIEEAKPRRGWWQRTFGD
- a CDS encoding N-acetylmuramoyl-L-alanine amidase family protein — its product is MAPFGRITAAFLIALAAFVFVGAALAVAGRQLPVPAIGRDYVTRSELPPAAGFDLPDVAGETDDDRPLVVIDPGHGGHDPGASGQGLVEKTLVLELARELRDELVRQGGLRVALTRDDDTYLLLEERSEIARRLDADLFISIHADSAGEAAEVAGASIYTLSNDASSEAARRFAERENAADRINGQLLAGQGENVSAILVELSQRRTQGRSDELARLIEREGKGVLPFHPQPRRSAALRVLRAPDVPSILYESGFITNESEAERLSSPEGRRRFAEVLARAIRIYFARSGELGTGTGSAAAPANGTATGE
- a CDS encoding NAD(P)H-dependent flavin oxidoreductase, which produces MAFKGLQPISYGGKEVWPLIEGGKGVSATNHTSSGAWAAAGGIGTVSAVNADSYDAEGKIVPQVYDQLTRKERHEQLIRYAVDGATEQVKRAHEISGGNGAININVLWEMGGAQEVLEGVLENTRGLVTGVTCGAGMPYKLAEIAQRFGVHYLPIVSSARAFRALWKRSYSKVPELMAAVVYEDPWLAGGHNGLSNAEDPKKPEDPYPRVKALRDTMRAEGVSEDTAIVMAGGVWFLREWENWIDNPELGKIAFQFGTRPLLTQESPIPLDWKDMLRTLDEGDILLHKFSPTGFYSSAVKNPFLWDLIHRSERQIPFSKVEAGEHTRQLDVGVRGKNFWVAPKDYERAQAWFAVGHTEALKTPDDTIVYVTPEKRDEIRTDQKDCMGCLSHCQFSSWKDHGDYTTGRLADPRSFCIQKTLQEIAHGGPVDQNLAFAGHAAYRFKQDPFYSNGYTPTVKELVDRILTGD
- a CDS encoding D-alanine--D-alanine ligase family protein; its protein translation is MTAPIAPLHIPEDAKERIRILFMAKHALWGGGMHPEDGNHAIYHHEVRTTLENLGLNLKFANSYQVLFEDPEADFVFPLLNRGGFVNSEMLIPTLCNMWRVPYVGAMPFLRGLGDDKSVSKLVAQHAGVPTAPWFCYRRGAPVLERDLPPSNDGRWVIKPNASSASWGISDAHDFNGVENAVAEIHGQGHDAIVEPYLDGYDVQVAFITIDGAPVQLPMLWYEREDTQRLWTYYEKRDLIQNTEKSALKRFDDSRFEPRMTELAAKVAREFHPFDYGRIEFRFDPKAGNINFIEINLNCNLWSEKVMAKAAAQAGFSHADLLETILAESFRRNALIAETA
- a CDS encoding penicillin-binding protein 1A; its protein translation is MTEQSRLDYFRYRLRDDPRRGLAWFRRNWRERRGFRYLSLAVGVGLTVLVFAWVLLVRGLPDAESLLDYETPLPTVVRGIDGEIVHSYARERRVQLQYADFPTPLVESFLAAEDKTFFSHGGVDLTGTLNAVVDYASKMGSGQRAVGGSTITQQVAKNLLLTDEYSVTRKLKEMVLARRIEGVLTKPEILTLYLNEIPLGRRSFGVQAAARAYFDKDVGDLDLHEMAFLAILPKAPERYGRARNAELAIARRNFVLDQMAVNEFVTPAQANAAKAQPLGLVTERSERSADAGYFLEEVRRELIDDFGETAEDGNNSVYAGGLWVRTSLDTELQDAARMALRRGLMAYQGNRAWTKPVATLNPDNGDLTSQLASANLGIRYEDWRIGVITERSGSSATIGFSDGETYPLSGFPDALKVGDVVASQPSGSGYRLRTVPDVSGGFLAQNPQTGRILAMQGGFDSRLGDFNRATQADRQPGSTIKPFVYATGLDQGLTPASAVPDQTFCVWQGANLGDKCFRNFGGGGGGVHTMRWGLEQSRNLMTVHIADDAGMTNVVGTFKRVGIGDYDPYYANALGAGDTTVRRMVNAYSALANWGRQNGQGTVIDYVQDRRGKVIWRADRRECKGCNMAQWDGQPMPRLGVSGRQVMDPRTAFQVVHMLQGVVTRGTAVRLRGLGLPLFGKTGTTTGPTNAWFVGGSPEIVAGMYVGYDQPRNLGGWVQGGNTAAPIFKTFVEQTPDHWSKGEDFVAPPGVRMVKIDRRSGKRVFDATPSDEPLAAVIWEAFKPDTEPPRATRQDEIAAKREEILDLLRRARVSRNTVSRPARSEQTADFVEKQGGIY